TCAGTATTGCTATATTACTTCTTAATAACACCTCCTGCGTGTCGATTCTAGGAGGTCTGAATAGTGTAGGAGCCCACCATCTCCTAGACTTGCCTCGCTCTGAGTCCTCCGGTCTTGATATCAAGTCGCTGAAGAACTTTCTAGCCTCCTCACTGTCACTCAATATTGACTCGACCTTCTCAGCGTCTCTAAGCAATTCATACTCACTGCAACCCTCATGCTTAAGTTTCACTACCTCAATAGTAGGGTATGTGAGAACTTTTGTATTCTTGTCAAGTCTCCTTATTGTAAGGAATCTCAGCAATGGGTTCTTGAGAACGTGACTTAGATAGCACTCAATCACCAGCCTTTCACCACGAGTTCTGCATTCATTGAACTCGGCTATCGCGACAGGAAACCACATCAGCACTCCTTCACGCTGCTTGGGATAAGCCTCAATGAACGTCATTGCATCCCCGACTATATCCTGATACGCTAAATAATTTAATTATCTTATCCTCCATATACTCAAGTAGCGGTGTAAGCGATGACTGAGAACATAGTGCTGCCGCCGAGGCAGTATAGGTTAATCCAATGTCTAGCTACGTCTGAGGAAGCGTTAACCGTTACTAAAGTAGGCAACATGCTCGGCCTCAGAGAGTCAGACCTTATGCGGGACCTGGCGGAGCTCGAAAGTAAGTCTTTAGTTAGGTTGGAGAGACGTGTAAGCTACTCTATCAAGCTAAGTAACCTAGGTCTCAAGTACCTTGAGGAAGGCCTCCCTGAGGAACGGCTTCTAAAGCACCTGCAGATGCGTGGAGGGAGTGCCCCCCTGGAGGATCTGAGGAAGTTAGGGCTTAACGAGGATGAGGTCAAGGCCGCTTTAGGTCAGTTGCGTAAGCATAGGCTAGTGAAACTCGAGAAAGGATTAATAACGCTGGTTAACGGGGGTGTTGAAAGCCTTTCCTCAGAATCGCTCCAGATAAAAGAGTTGATGAGGAGGCATGTGAAGCCTGTAATCTATGAGGAGGTGCCTAAGTGGGTAGTGCTCCTTAAACACAGGAGGATCGTGGAGGTTGATGAAGTTAGAGAGATTAAGGTTCACCCAACACAGAACCTCCTTAGACTATTAAGTGAAGGCAAAATAATTGAGGGGCACCTCATAACTAATCTTACCTCGGAGATGCTAATGTCAGGCTCTTGGAGGACCGCCATAATAAAAGAGTTCGATCTAGGTGTTGATGTGCCCAAACGCACTCCGAGACTAAGGCATCCCTACACACAGTTCATGATGTACATTAAAGAAATCCTTATAGGGATGGGGTTCGAGGAGGTTAAAGGACCCTACCTAGAGAGCTCGTTATGGAATTTCGACGCCTTATTCGTGCCTCAACATCATCCAGCAAGGAAGGAATCCGATGTGTATTATGTAGAGAACGTGGAGTTGCCGGTCAGTGAGAAGGACGTACTTGAGAGAACTAAGAAAGTTCATGAGGAGGTCTTGAGATATAACTGGAGGAGTGAAGTGGCGGCAACTCCGGTGCTAAGAACTCATACAACCCCGGTCTCAATGAGGACCATATATGAAAGGGGCGCTGGTGAGTATAGAGTCTTCTCGTTCGACAGGGTTTTCAGGCCTGACACCCCAGATCCAACACATCTGATGGAGTTTCACCAACTGGAGGGTATAATTGTGGGTAAGGAGGTCACATTTAGAGAGCTACTCGGGTTCTTCAAAGAACTTGCGAGCCGCCTAGGTATGAAGGAAGTGCGATTTAAGCCCGCATACTTCCCGTTCACGGAACCTAGCGTGGAGGGTTTTGTGAGGCATCCTAAGTTAGGATGGGTGGAGGTCTTCCCTGGAGGCATGTTCAGACCTGAAGTGCTTGCCAGCGTCGCGTTACCGACAACCTATAAAGTAGCTGCATGGGGTATAGGCATAGACAGGTTAGCGATGATAGTTCTAGGAGTTGATGACATAAGAGATCTTTACTCAAACGACCTGGACGTGATAGAAGCAACTAAAATACCTGAGGTGATGCTTAGAAATGCCTAAAGTAGAGGTCAAGTTATGGGATGTGGAGAGGGTGGCTAAAACCCCTCTCACGCTAGAGGATCTGGGAAAACACCTTGAACTCCTGAAGGCTGAAGTGGAGGAGGTCAGGGGGGACACGGTGGTATATGATGCAAGCCACGATAGGCCCGATCTCTTCTCAGCTGAGGGTTTAGGGAGAGCCATAGGTCTTCTTAAAGGAGCTAGAAAGCCGATTAAATATGTGGTAGAGGACTCAGGCACTTACTTAGATGTCAGAAACGCGCCTTCCTACAGACCTTATGCGTACTTCGCAATAGTAGAGAACCTAGACCTTGATGAAGAGTCGGTGAGGCAGCTCTTTCAATTACAAGAGAAGCTGCATACCAGCTACTGCGGGGATCGAGAGTTAGCCGCCATAGGCCTTTATGATCTTGATAAAATAAAGTTACCAGTTAAGTATGTTGAGGTGGAAACTGCCAGGTACAGACCTTTAGGATATGACAGTATAATGAGTCTTGAGGAAGTTCTGACTAAGACGGAAAAGGGGGTTAAATACGCTCACTTAGTACGCAGGGGCCGATACCCACTGTTGGTGGATTCAGAAGGACAGGTGATGGGTTTTCCGCCAATACTTAATCCCGAGGACAACAAGGTGACTGAGAACACTCGAAGAATAGTGATAGATGTCACCGGCACCGAACCACACCTTATGATGAAGATATTAAATCTCGTCACTACGTCCGTTAGTGAGAGATCTAGAAACCCGGTAATTAAGAAAGTGCTTATCAAGGGAGGCTCAACTTACTCGGTAAGTCCTTTGCTGGAGAGCGCGCAGATAAGGGTTGAGAAGGATTCAATAAAGTCGCTACTAGGTATCGACCCCCTTGCGAAGGGGGATTCAAAACTTCTAGAGCTGATGGGATACAATGTATTGCATTTTGATGCCAAGGAGATCGTAGTTGAGGTTTCCCCGTTCAGGATAGACGTCCTATCATACGTTGACGTCATAGAAGACATAGCCATTGCTTATGGGTACAACGAGTTAGGCGGTGGGATCACCCCATCACCGCATTTCGGAAGTGTCAACCCGTTGGAGAGGTTTGCTGACTACGTAAGGGAGATACTGCTGGGGCTAGGGCTTCAGGAGGTCATGAACTTCATGCTCACAGACCCTGATGTGCTGGGTCTCATCAGCGAGGAGGATTTCGTCAAGCTGAAGAATCCTAAAATGAAGATATACTCGGCGGTCAGGAATTCCTTGACGCCGACGCTACTTATGTCCATCCGGGTTAATAGCACTAAGAGAAGGTCTTTCGGAATTTTTGAAGTAGGTGATGTAGTTAAACTGTCTGGCGATGCACGTCCGACGTACGTTAAGATGCTTGCATACGGTTTAGCCGGAGATGAGTACACCCTAACTGACGGACTCATCGTGCTTAAATCACTTATGACGGTCATCGGAGTTAACTATGAGTTAAGGAGAAGCTCTAGGAAGTCCTTTATAAGGGGTAGGTCGGCGGAAGTTGTGGTTAAGGACGAGATTGTAGGGGTGGTCGGTGAAGCATGTCCTGAGATCCTAACTAGCCTAAACATCTACGTACCTGCCACTATAGCTGAGATAAACCTAAGCAAATTATTTACCGTGCTGAGTTCTTGAACTTAATGAGCTTTCTAGCCTCCTCAACTACTTCACGTGCTACTTTATGGCCAAAGCCTCTGAGATTAGCTAATCTAGTCGGATCTGCCGAGGCTAGGTCTTCAACAGTCTTGATACCGTTCTCAAAGAGGGATCTAGCTCTAACCCTGCCGACACCTTTAACCCTAACTAGGTCAGCCAGCTCCTCTTTAACTCCGCTACCTACCCTCACGCTGAGTAGGTCAAGTCTCTTGGAGTGCTCCTTAAGTCCTACCACGTCACACACCCTTGACGCCGCGTATGTTAGCCACTCGCCAGTTTCAACTAGGACTCGCAAGTCACCTGATCCGACACCATACCTGCTTATTATCTCATCCTCCGGCATTTCCTCAATCCATGCGTTAAGCACTCGCCCTACCTTGTAGGCTCTCAACCAGTCATAGTACCCTATTTCCTCGATTCCCCCCGGCGGTTCTGGAACTAGTCCCATCTTAAGTGATGCACGGGCCTCCTCTGAAAACATTCTATAGTTTGTCACCCTTACCTTACTGAAGTCGGGGGTTAGCGCTATCAGTGTTAGGTAGTACAGAGGCCTAGCAGTAACTAACTTCCCTAGGTCGTTGGTTATGATGACTGCCGTCAGAGGGTCTATATAGAGCCTCGAGACCGTTGCCCCTAGTTTAGTAGCTCTTAATAACCCGCCACTATCTTCAATCATTTTCTCCTCCTTAAGTGTTTTCAATCCATAGCTCACCGCATAGGTAATCGTACTGCTTCCGAGGAGGAACCCTGCAAGCGTCCTCCCAAGTATGCTGATTAAGTCATCAGGTGTTCTGGCATCTCCAGACGCTATCAACGCAAGCATGTTAATCCTAACGGCCCTATCCTGGAGGAGGGTCGACTTAACGGGCTCTGGCTTCCCTAGGACATAATTCCATCCCTCCTCCTCCGAAGTCACGTCAGCAACTATAGCCTCACCATATGGGTCGTACTGCGGCCTACCCGCTCTGCCGGCCATCTGCTTAAACTCAGCAACCGTAATAGGTTTGATGAATCCTTCAAACCTTCGTGTGTAAACCAAAACCCTCCTGGCCGGGAGGTTTATGCCTGCTGAGAGGGTCGGGGTGGCGATGACTGCCCTGAGAACTCTGTCTCTAAACCCTTTCTCCACTATTCTCCTCGAAGACAGTGAAAGTCCGGCGTGATGATATGCAAGTCCCTTAACAATCACTCTAGAGAGTGACTCAATCTCAGATCTCGGTGCGTCGGAAGACTCTAGCTCATCGACCAACTCTCTGGCGTCAGGGATGTTCTCCGCATTCAACGTAGCTAACTTTAAAGACATCTCCTCAGCCCTTCTTCGAGCCTGCACAAAAACCAAGAGTTGATAGTTCTCGTCGACAGCCTTCATATAGCAGTGCTGTGGTAATGTGAACTTTTTATGAACCTCCTCTAAACGCCCGTCCGAGAATACTATGACGTTTTTTCTAGATAAATAGAAACCCTCAATTAGTTTAACTGGGCGCCAGTCACTAACAACGAGCTCTGAATCCAGCCACTCGCTTAGTACCTGAGGTTTACCCACTGTCGCGGAAAGCCCTACCAACTGTAATTTGCTGAGGAGCGACCTAACCGCAATTAACTCAACAATGAATCCCCTCTCCTCATCACCCACCATATGTAGTTCATCGATCACTATGGTCTGCAAGTTATTTAACCATGAAGGCTTCAGCCTGAAGATGGAATCCATTCTCTCATAAGTAGCGACTATCCAGTCATAACGTTTTAACTCCTCACCGGGCTCATCGTAATCACCGGTCGTAATGCCAACCTTAACTCCTAACCGTTCCCATAGTCTGAACTCCTCGAACTTCTCCTCAGCCAAAGCTTTCAATGGGGTCACGTAGACCCCTTTACCGCCATTGATCCAGGAATTAATTAGCGAGAGCTCTCCGACCAAAGTCTTGCCGCTCGCAGTAGGCGCTACAACCACTAGCGAGGCTCCCTTGAGTAAACCTCTCCTAACGGCCTCTGCCTGAGGGGGTGT
This window of the Zestosphaera sp. genome carries:
- a CDS encoding phenylalanine--tRNA ligase subunit alpha → MTENIVLPPRQYRLIQCLATSEEALTVTKVGNMLGLRESDLMRDLAELESKSLVRLERRVSYSIKLSNLGLKYLEEGLPEERLLKHLQMRGGSAPLEDLRKLGLNEDEVKAALGQLRKHRLVKLEKGLITLVNGGVESLSSESLQIKELMRRHVKPVIYEEVPKWVVLLKHRRIVEVDEVREIKVHPTQNLLRLLSEGKIIEGHLITNLTSEMLMSGSWRTAIIKEFDLGVDVPKRTPRLRHPYTQFMMYIKEILIGMGFEEVKGPYLESSLWNFDALFVPQHHPARKESDVYYVENVELPVSEKDVLERTKKVHEEVLRYNWRSEVAATPVLRTHTTPVSMRTIYERGAGEYRVFSFDRVFRPDTPDPTHLMEFHQLEGIIVGKEVTFRELLGFFKELASRLGMKEVRFKPAYFPFTEPSVEGFVRHPKLGWVEVFPGGMFRPEVLASVALPTTYKVAAWGIGIDRLAMIVLGVDDIRDLYSNDLDVIEATKIPEVMLRNA
- the pheT gene encoding phenylalanine--tRNA ligase subunit beta; this encodes MPKVEVKLWDVERVAKTPLTLEDLGKHLELLKAEVEEVRGDTVVYDASHDRPDLFSAEGLGRAIGLLKGARKPIKYVVEDSGTYLDVRNAPSYRPYAYFAIVENLDLDEESVRQLFQLQEKLHTSYCGDRELAAIGLYDLDKIKLPVKYVEVETARYRPLGYDSIMSLEEVLTKTEKGVKYAHLVRRGRYPLLVDSEGQVMGFPPILNPEDNKVTENTRRIVIDVTGTEPHLMMKILNLVTTSVSERSRNPVIKKVLIKGGSTYSVSPLLESAQIRVEKDSIKSLLGIDPLAKGDSKLLELMGYNVLHFDAKEIVVEVSPFRIDVLSYVDVIEDIAIAYGYNELGGGITPSPHFGSVNPLERFADYVREILLGLGLQEVMNFMLTDPDVLGLISEEDFVKLKNPKMKIYSAVRNSLTPTLLMSIRVNSTKRRSFGIFEVGDVVKLSGDARPTYVKMLAYGLAGDEYTLTDGLIVLKSLMTVIGVNYELRRSSRKSFIRGRSAEVVVKDEIVGVVGEACPEILTSLNIYVPATIAEINLSKLFTVLSS
- a CDS encoding DEAD/DEAH box helicase, with the protein product MHVEALELPSDVINALKARGITELTPPQAEAVRRGLLKGASLVVVAPTASGKTLVGELSLINSWINGGKGVYVTPLKALAEEKFEEFRLWERLGVKVGITTGDYDEPGEELKRYDWIVATYERMDSIFRLKPSWLNNLQTIVIDELHMVGDEERGFIVELIAVRSLLSKLQLVGLSATVGKPQVLSEWLDSELVVSDWRPVKLIEGFYLSRKNVIVFSDGRLEEVHKKFTLPQHCYMKAVDENYQLLVFVQARRRAEEMSLKLATLNAENIPDARELVDELESSDAPRSEIESLSRVIVKGLAYHHAGLSLSSRRIVEKGFRDRVLRAVIATPTLSAGINLPARRVLVYTRRFEGFIKPITVAEFKQMAGRAGRPQYDPYGEAIVADVTSEEEGWNYVLGKPEPVKSTLLQDRAVRINMLALIASGDARTPDDLISILGRTLAGFLLGSSTITYAVSYGLKTLKEEKMIEDSGGLLRATKLGATVSRLYIDPLTAVIITNDLGKLVTARPLYYLTLIALTPDFSKVRVTNYRMFSEEARASLKMGLVPEPPGGIEEIGYYDWLRAYKVGRVLNAWIEEMPEDEIISRYGVGSGDLRVLVETGEWLTYAASRVCDVVGLKEHSKRLDLLSVRVGSGVKEELADLVRVKGVGRVRARSLFENGIKTVEDLASADPTRLANLRGFGHKVAREVVEEARKLIKFKNSAR